Within the Leisingera thetidis genome, the region TTCGACCGGGCGCCAGCCGAGGTTGGAGGCAACATGGGTGCCCGCCAGAAACCCGCCCTGCCCCACCGGGACCAGGGAAAATCCGCTGTTCATCGCCTGCCCCGGCGCACCCTGCGAGCGTTTCAGAAGCCAATCCAGCATCCGCGTTCCTTTCCTGCGGCCCAGGCAGCGAAGCCTTGGTCCAATTCCGTCTTTTGCCGTCGGCCACGGCGGTACGGGCACGGCCGAAGGCAAGTAAATGATCTTTGTTCACATTGCCGCGCCAATCGTTGTACCCGCGCCGGGATTGTCGCCGGAACGGGCAGACCAGGGCTGCTTCATGTCACTTGGATAGGCGGAAATCGTTAAAAGAGTATTCAAATTGCCCGATATCCTGCGCGCAGGCCGCTGCGACGGCTTCGGCAGCAGCATCATCGTAGTAGGGCCGCCAATCGCGCTGCCGCCCGGATTCATTCACCCGCGGCAGATCAAGCGGGAAACCGAGATGGGCAAACAAGGGCTGGGCATCGTCCTGGAAATGTTCCAGCCGGATATAAAGCCGGCATTGCTCCGCACCGTCGGCATGGCGCAGGTAGGACGCAGCCGGGCTGCCGCGGAAGGCTGCGATGATTTGCGGATCCTGGACGAAGTTCCGGAACTCAAGGCTCTGCGCCAATTCGACCGCAGGGTGGCTGAAGCTTTGCCCGCGCAGCCAGTGATAGTAGCTTACCGCCCGGTCCCACGGGTTGCGCACCAGGGTAAAGGCAAACAGCGCACGCAATTCCTCATCCGGCACCAGCCCTTCGATATCCGCCAGCGTCGAGTGCTTCCACAGCCGCCCGCGGGTCTGAGCATCCTTCAGGCGGCGGCGGCGGTTCCGTGCTTTCGGCGTGTCGCCCAGCATCATGTCATCCGCCATGGCACGCGCCTCAAGAGCCAGCGCCAGCGCGGTGCCGCCGGTCTTGGGGATATGGATAAAGACGTATTGGCGGCCTTGCGACAGGATCATGCGCCGACCCTAGGATATTGTTCCGCAGTTGAAAACGCGGGAGTTCCGCCTGCTGCTGCGCGCCTCCCGGCCGCTTTCAGCTTTTTGAAAATACTCCAGGGTGAATTGGCCCTTCGGGGCCAAGCGGGGCAGCGCCCCTGCTCCGGTTACCGGGAACGCAGAGCAATGGTGGCGCCGGCCGCGATGATCAGGCCAATGCCCAGCACCTGCCAGATGCCAAGCGCCTGCCCCCAGTAGGCCCAGGCGACGCCGGGGCCGACGATCATCACCGAATATTCGAACACCGCAACAAAGGACGCCTCGCCCAGCTGGTAGGCCTTGGTGATCAGGAACACGCCGCCTACGGCTGCGCAGCCCTGCAGCAGGATCAGATGGGTGATGTCCCAGAGCGGCCAGACCCAGCCGCGGGTCACAAAGCCCTCTGCGCCATCCGGCACCGCCTGCGGCCAGACTTCGAGCCCCAGCAGCAGCAGCAGGCCGAGTCCGCCCTGGACCAGCAGATAGAGGAACAGCATGGCAACGGTGCTTTCACCCTGGCAGTACAGGCCGGTGGCCAGGGAACCGAGCGCATAGAACAGCCCGCCCGCGACAGGCACGAGAATCAGCCAGTTGAAATCGGCAGGGTTTGGCTGCAGCACCAGCAGCACCCCGGCAAAACCGCAGAGCACCGCCGCGATCCGGATCCAGCCGATCCGCAGCTTCAGAAACAGCACGGAAATGACCACGATGATGATGGGCGAGGTGAACAGCCCCGCCAGCGCCTGCGCAATCGGCATCAGTGCGACGGCGGAGAAATAGAACACCATCGACACCGCCACCAGCACCGCGCGCAGCAGCACCGCGCCAAGCCGGCGCGGTGCCAGCCCGCCAAGCCCCGCCCGCGCCATCAGCCACAGGAATGGCAGCGCGACAAATGTGCGCAGCAGGTAGAACTGGCCCAGCCCGATCTTCTCGGCCATCAGCGGCACGGCGTTGTCGGTAATGCCGATAATCAGCATCGCAGCAAGCATGGACTGCGCAGCAGCCGTCTGGCGGCCGTGATCCGCGGGAAAGGTTGCTGTATGTTTCATGCCCTTTCCATTGCCCGCAACTTTCCGCAATATCTGTCCTCTAAGCGACACCAAAGTGATTCAGGGGAGGAAACTGATGGGGTGGATGGCGGATGAAACCGGTCTGGAGAAGACCGCCGCGAATTATGTGCCGCTGTCGCCGCTGTCGCATCTGCAGCGGGCGGCGCAGGTGTTTCCGGACCATTTGGCCGTAAGCTATGGCAAGCACCGCAAGACCT harbors:
- a CDS encoding DMT family transporter, which gives rise to MKHTATFPADHGRQTAAAQSMLAAMLIIGITDNAVPLMAEKIGLGQFYLLRTFVALPFLWLMARAGLGGLAPRRLGAVLLRAVLVAVSMVFYFSAVALMPIAQALAGLFTSPIIIVVISVLFLKLRIGWIRIAAVLCGFAGVLLVLQPNPADFNWLILVPVAGGLFYALGSLATGLYCQGESTVAMLFLYLLVQGGLGLLLLLGLEVWPQAVPDGAEGFVTRGWVWPLWDITHLILLQGCAAVGGVFLITKAYQLGEASFVAVFEYSVMIVGPGVAWAYWGQALGIWQVLGIGLIIAAGATIALRSR
- a CDS encoding sulfotransferase family protein, coding for MILSQGRQYVFIHIPKTGGTALALALEARAMADDMMLGDTPKARNRRRRLKDAQTRGRLWKHSTLADIEGLVPDEELRALFAFTLVRNPWDRAVSYYHWLRGQSFSHPAVELAQSLEFRNFVQDPQIIAAFRGSPAASYLRHADGAEQCRLYIRLEHFQDDAQPLFAHLGFPLDLPRVNESGRQRDWRPYYDDAAAEAVAAACAQDIGQFEYSFNDFRLSK